Part of the Antedon mediterranea chromosome 6, ecAntMedi1.1, whole genome shotgun sequence genome, agtcacaaccacagtcaatatcacagtcacaaccacagtcaatatcacagtcacaaccacagtAACAACCATAGTCAATATcacagtcacaaccacagtcaatatcacagtcacaaccacagtcaatatcacagtcacaaccacagtcaatatcacagtcacaaccacagtcaatatcacagtAACAACCATAGTCAATATcacagtcacaaccacagtcaatatcacagtcacaaccacagtcaatatcacagtcacaaccacagtcaatatcacagtcacaaccacagtcaatatcacagtAACAACCATAGTCAATATcacagtcacaaccacagtcaatatcacagtcacaaccacagtcaatatcacagtcacaaccacagtcaatatcacagtcacaaccacagtcaatatcacagtcacaaccacagtcaatatcacagtAACAACCATAGTCAATATcacagtcacaaccacagtcaatatcacagtcacaaccacagtcaatatcacagtcacaaccacagtcaatatcacagtcacaaccacagtcaatatcacagtcacaaccacagtcaatatcacagtAACAACCATAGTCAATATcacagtcacaaccacagtcaatatcacagtcacaaccacagtcaatatcacagtaacaaccacagtcaatatcacagtcacaaccacagtcaatatcacagtcacaaccacagtcaatatcacagtAACAACCATAGTCAATATCACAGTAACAACCATAGTCAATATcacagtcacaaccacagtcaatatcacagtcacaaccacagtcaatatcacagtcacaaccacagtcaatatcacagtcacaaccacagtcaatatcacagtcacaaccacagtAACAACCATAGTCACAACCACAGTCACTACAGTCACAACCACAGTCAGTACCACAGTCATATCCGTAgcaacaataaattataaagctgtctacactatcaaaacttgatgtgatgtgcccaaatatagtagtgatatgcataaatatggtagtggtatgacatgattatgtccatatataagcACATCATTTCAGAGCTTGAAATCAGAATCGTTGATATAAAATTTTGAAGTtagaatatcaataataatgtaTCATTGGATTTCATTTACAAGATAATGTAACCATAATGTATACTGTAATTGCCATCAATAACAATTGCCTTCTTTAGATTGGGATTCGGGTGAGCCCTATGGAGATGGCGACGGAGTTACTTTAAAGTATAATACTTTAAAATGGAATGACATTACTACTGCAACTCTCTATCCATCAATATGTGAGAAAGGTAAACTCTTTCATTATTCGCacattacttttgtttacaaacaCATTTAATATACATGTTCTTCCAACAAGATCAGTCTACTAATATCCAATTTACATAaacaagcggtaacggtaagcggaaaccGCGTGCCTGTTCCACCagccgattctgctactgtcaaGTACCTATCTAtaaaactatagcaagttatacACGTTGCTGTCTGCAGAAACGCTGTACTTTTAACACCGTACACTGTCCTGTAGCACAGTATCTGTTGACAATTTAAAATGAGAttattaccttaattattttctattataaaaaattacttcctaaatatacaaacctaaccctctaaataatctctctcaactattaaaaaaaaatgcatttccTTGATAGACCTCCAGCGTGTAACATTAAAGCCCttaccactagaccaaacatttcggttggcaaacAGTGTTTCCGCAAGATATTTACtctatatagcgccctctataatataTGTACAGCATTTCTACAGACAGCAACGTGTAGTATTGGtaaataatatagattttatatatatatttttatatatttttccacttaccgcttaccgttaccgctgtGTAGATTGGCCTTAATGGTTCACTCTTTCCACTCGCGGTGCTATGGGATACGATTTTAAAGTTTTACAGCATTTTGCATGTTTCTGGTAATTGTTCATAGGTATTGAATGggaatactataataataagaGGTACTTTGCGACTGACTACCGTATGACGGCTAACGACGGCGTAAATGTATGTGCAGACATTGGAGGATATCTTGCAGTAATTACTTCAAATGAAGAAAACGCGTTTCTGGTCAACATGATTGAGAAAACTCACAATAGTAAACGAAAGTTTTACATTGGATATGTGAGCGACAGCAGTGCGGTCTGGTCCTGGCCAGATTCATCTCCAAGAGGTTATTCAAGTATGTTAAggatacattatatattatttattcccaaaaaacataattgtttttctttgtcTTACTGTATCTGTACTCTATATTACTGTGTCTTAATgtcttttaatgtattttactGTATCATAATATACCTATCTTCTGTATATTGATGCATATTGCTGTATCTTAATGTATCTTACTGTATCTTAATGTATCATACTGTATCTTAATGTATCTTACTGTATCTTACCATGTCTTAATGTATTTTGCTGTATCTTAGTTTGTCTTCGGTATATTGCTGTGACTGTACCTTAATCTTATTGTAtcctaatgtaggcctatcttaTTGTATCTAACTGTATCTTACTGTATCTTACCATTTCTTAATGTATTTTGCTGTATCTTATTTTGTCTTCCGTATATTGCTGTATCTTGCTGCATCTTACTGTCATCTTACTGtatcaggattgaacccgggaccttggtattggaaggcaagcacgttaaccaccaagctacagctccactcttACTGTATCTTACTGTATCTTACTGTATCTTAATGTATCTTACTGTATCTTAATGTATCATACTGTATCTTAATGTATCTTAATGTATCTTAATGTATCTTAATGTATCTTAATGTATCTTACTCTATCTTAATGTATCTTAATGTATCTTACTGTATCTTAATGTATCTTACTGTATCTTAATGTATCTTAATGTATCTTAATGTATCTTGCTGTATCTTAATGTATCTTAATGTATCTTAATGTATCTTGCTGTATCTTAATGCATCTTAATGTATCTTAATGTATCATACTGTATCTTAATGTATCTTGCTGTATCTTAATGTATCTTGCTGTATCTTAATGTATCTTAATGTATCTTAATGTATCTTGCTGTATCTTAATGTATCTTACTGTATCTTAATGTATCATACTGTATCTTAATGTATCTTGCTGTATCTTAATGTATCTTAATGTATCTTAATGTATCTTAATGTATCATACTGTATCTTAATGTATCTTAATGTATCTTAATGTATCTTAATGTATCTTGCTGTATCTTAATGTATCTTACTGTATCTTAATGTATCTTACTGTATCTTAATGTATCTTAATGTATCTTAATGTATCTTAATGTATCTTAATGTATCTTACTCTATCTTAATGTATCTTAATGTATCTTACTGTATCTTAATGTATCTTACTGTATCTTAATGTATCTTAATGTATCTTAATGTATCTTAATGTATCTTACTCTATCTTAATGTATCTTAATGTATCTTACTGTATCTTAATGTATCTTACTGTATCTTAATGTATCTTAATGTATCTTAATGTATCTTAATGTATCTTACTCTATCTTAATGTATCTTAATGTATCTTACTCTATCTTAATGTATCTTAATGTATCTTACTCTATCTTAATGTATCTTAATGTATCTTACTCTATCTTAATCTATCTTAATGTATCTTACTGTATCTTAATGTATCTTACTGTATCTTAATGTATCTTAATGTATCTTACTGTATCTTAATGTATCTTGCTGTATCTTAATGTATCGTACTGTATCTTAATGTATCTTGCTGTATCTTAATGTATCGTACTGTATCTTACTGTATCTTGCTGTATCTTGCCATGTCTTAATGTATTTTGTTGTATCTTACTGTATCTTAATGTATCGTACTGTATCTTATTGCATCTTACTGTATCTTACTGTATCTTGCTGTATCTTACCATGTCTTAATGTATCTTGCTATATATTACTGTATCTTGCTATATATTACTGTATCTTAATGTATCTTACTGTATCTTAATGTATCTTAATACTTGCTATATCTTACTGTATCTTTCTGTATCTTACTGTATCTTACTGTATCTTAATGTATCTTGCTATATCTTACTGTATTTTAACGTATCTTTCTGTATCTTACTGTATCTTACTGTATCTTAATGTATCTTGCTGTATCTTTCTGCATCCCAATATAATTTCCTTATCCTAATGTAGGCTTATCTTACTGTATCTCATTGTATCTTAttgtatgttactgtatattgCTGTATCTTATTGTATCTTACTTTATCGTTCTTTATCTTACTGTATCTTACTGTATCTGTACCTTACTGAAtcttactgtatattattactatattttaataCATCTTGCTGGATCTTACTGTATTTTACTGTGTCTTAATGTATCTTACGATCTTACAGATTGGGCTGTAGGTGAAAGTAATCTGGCGTCCGCATGCGCATTACTGTCTTTATCCGATGGCCAATGGTACGACGAATCGTGTACAGGCATTTACGGAATCATATGTGAAGATGGTATGTCTAAAATGGTCAAAAGATACATTATAGACCTGTAGATCACGTTGTACAACTTGACACTAACACTAAAActaatttcaaaatgaaatagTTTTTGGTGAAGGAGACaaaattaataggcctattgttgatATTCTTTAACTGGAGTCTTATATTTCTCTTTCAGAAATACCTTGGATTCCATGGCATGATGAGAAATATTACATAAACCCAACTCCAATGCCCTACGACAAAGCAAGAGAAACGTGCCAACAGTTAGGCGGTGATCTTGTGTCATATGACACGGTAGAAGAAGAAAAAGTTGTAGAGAGCCTTCTAGAGCGCACACTAATAATAACGTCGAAATATAAAGGTGTTTATATCGGCAACCGCAGAGAAGGCGATGTGTTTAAATGGGCACGAACTGGCACGGCTAGTACACTGTCTAGTAAGAGAAATTGCAGAAACGTTACGCCATAATTGTCTTTCTTTATCTGTTTTGGGCACATTTAATACGTGCATGATTAAACattaacagaaatataaatattattataatcattatcattgttttcTCGAATTAGTAGCACTAATTCAGATAGGTAGTAGTGGAATGGTAACAACTTTTGAAATAGTGAATACATCACTTTCTTCCTATCTTACAGGTTGGTGTCCAAGTGAACCATCAGGAGGAAGTGAATATTGCACAGAGTATTGGAGCGACTTGGATTGTTATTATGATATCAGTTGCTCCCACTTTAGAGCGAGTGTCTGTGAAGCTGGTAAGTGTATTCCTTATGTAGTAGACAGGAATGTAGGCCGATATCATCGCAAATCAACTGGTAAATATTCAATCAATATCAACAACGAAACCCGCCCATGCGCAGTCTTATTTCTCTAATGACTGGTATGCGTCGATAATCAATTGACAACAAGAACATGTTATtgaacaaattgtttttaatttcatcaaaatcgGACGACAGAAAGTTTATTTTCTTACGACCGTAAGATAGAAGTATTTGAGAATCTATATTATcgaatttttactgtatatttaaattgttgtaattattattCTGTTAATAGTTAAaagttaatactgtatataaaatatcaaataattattttgggCTTTATGCTTCATACCGTTTAGATTTAAATGCAACTACTGACACCAGCATATGGGAGCTTAGGCGATATTTGGTGGTTCCAAAAACCTTAACTTATGATGAAGCTCGTACTAACTGCAATGAGATGGGCATGGAATTGGCATCTATTACGTCACAATATGAAATGGATGTTGTTGTCGCAGCTGCACATGCGTATTCAAGCagcaatcattattattatattggatataatgatattgtaacCGAAGGAACTTATGTTTGGGGAACATCGTCTTCTGGTAGAGCACAAAACGGTTTTGAAAGTAAGTTGAAATGTGAATTCAACATTGGTCTTAAAAACACACTTAaatttggttcccactagagacgcaacacaacgatgtaacgcaacgtaagggatttgaccaatcacatgcgatgtattattatttattattattcgtaagtaagtaagtaagaaCCAACCACTTTGCTCACGTACCGTTCAAGTGTACACGCGTGGTTATCGGAAAGTATTGCCTAGGATAAACTTGAACCCGATAGAGCCTTTGATAATTTAATTAgtcagaatattaaattataagtTTGTCACTTGTGAAGTTTGTCACTTGTGACCATAAATACATTGAACGACACCCAAAATGTAAAGACCCATAGGCCACAATTAGTGGAATAACTAAGAAATAGTATTCAATAATACTAAaactctgtctgcactatcaaattttatgtgacaacaaatgtgatttacccatatatggacatgatgatgtcatatcactaccatatttaagtatatcacaaccatatatgggcacatcacaccttttttgtcaaactagtttgatagtgtagacagagcttaagagtgaTGTGGTactttattataacatttaatattagcAGCATTTAATATGAAATTTACGTTAAATGTTATCCAGATAACCTTCTTTCCATTccatcaaatatttgtaatctttcTTTCACATTCAgaggaaaaatggcaaaatcagcactgtggttACAAGAGTCCTTAAAACATTATAGAATATCTGATTCAAATCCCAGAAGGTAGGAaaccttttgccattttcccccTGACTGTTCACATACACCCTTCAtctttgatttttgttttagtcTGGTCAGATTCTTCTACGTTTGATGATACTAATGATTGTGCTGTTTTGCGACCTCAGGATATGGATTGGTATTCGTATTCATGTACTTCCAACCCATACCATATTTGTGAAATAGGTAAGATTATAGACCTTCCAAAATCAATTATAATATCCTATAATCATATGATTACGACATAGCATAGCATTACTTATAATTATTAACCttttaatttttacatattCCAATCCCCAATCCAAAGAGTATGTTGTCCCTGGAAAACATAACTCTAGTAACCAGTAGACCAAACTTAACGAAAACAATGACAAAACTGACAGGATGGAATCAAACCCAACCATTGAAAACAATACAGGCCTAACCCTTGTTTGGAAATCAACATAAATGCCATCATGTATTATTTGAATAAGGTTTATAATGTAGAAAGAATACTTAACATTATTGTCTTGTTTTAAAGAGTGGACAGAAGACTATGAATTTCAATATGAAGGAACCAGTGAAGAAGTAGATCACGATACGCAGAACACTTGCGTTCACGGACACGTATTACAAGATATTAGTGTACGAAGTATAATTGAATGCATAACAGCATGCGTAAATGACGTAGGATGCGTATCCGTAAACTATTACGTACCCGCTGATGACGTCATGAACTGTCAACTAAACGATGTTTTCAGATCTGACTACCCGGACGATGTGTTTACTCTGGTCACGTGTACTTATTATGAATTTACATAGCTTTAGAAGATGCGAATTAAAATTGGCTAAAGAAAATTTAATGGGCAGCTCGATTTAGGTCTTAATTGTCTTTTTCAGTTAGCGTTTCGATTCTAgaaatttatctttttaccaatattatGTCGAATCGCCGTCTAGCATATAGATTTAAATAACGAATAGGCCTAAATCAACTACATTTAGGTCCCAAAGATACTTTGAGTGATCGTGTGATACGTTTCGTACACTTTGTAATCTGATATTTGTAAACTGTTGACAAAAGTGTTAAAACTTACACTGTAATAGTTCATAAGGtgatactgtaatatttgtaattAAGAAATTAAGAAAACTTCATTGTACTTTATTATAAtgctatatttattttgaaatgtaaaTAGCTTATATATGTTAAAAGCGAATAAACATGTGTTAGGGTAATTGTGGGGTGCTGAATTCAAATCTGTTGTTTGCCCGGTTCAATATTTTAGATCTTCTCcctaaaaatgtgaaaaacaaaatgatcgccatttaaaacttattttggcttataacttgacttttaagtgACATAGCAGGTTAAAAAGTAGGTGAcctatacctatgtttgtgaggattccaaatatagTGTCATTAAAGTATTCTATTTCAGCCACTATGTTGAAATCTAAGATGGCCCacattttaaacgtatttttgttaaataaaaaataagtccAGGCTTAAAAGCAATTGGTAACAGGCTTCTGAATATGAAATAATAACAgatgatttaattttatttcgctgtaaatatatacaaataatgaatgtttatgagttggatggtTGAGAATATTCCATGAATCGAAAGGACGTAGACCCAACGAAAGCGAGTTGACCTATgaaagttcgaataatccattacTTGTTATACGTTGCGCTTACTTACGTTgcgcttgatagtgtagacagagattacgTTTGCTACAGAAGTTCGAGGCATTTATCATACTGTAGGTGGCAGCAAACACTGCATTCAGTTcagtataatttaaaatgacTGAACGATGAAAAGACTGTAATATAAACGGAAGTCAAGTATTGACAACAGGTAGTAATTGAACCTGCATGGAGAGGCTCTATTTCACTTCATCTGTTGTTTGCGTACAGGAAATTATGTTCTCGGTACATATCATTAcaaagaagtaggcctaccgaAGATGATGGATAACCATCATACTAAACTATTCCTTAGTTGAGAGTAAGTAAGACAAGGAGAGCGATGGAATATATCAAGTCTTTCACAACGAATAGGTTTGTGTCCTGCGAAACTATATCATTAGCAGaagttattgtttattttggaAATAACGTCAGTATGGATTATTATAGCAACATTTTGAAGAATTGACATTTCATcgattttttttacagtatattaatacgTATATTTGAAAATCAAAACTGTAACAGTAATTAGTCATAGTTCACTATGGTTTTTGAGGAACCTCATATGTTTATTCTGGTATATATGCCTACAAGACGTTCATTCTTTTTATAAATAGACCTAAGGGGATATACAGGTAGACGAGGAGACAAATTAACATACACGTGCTAGGAAAATATATTAACTAGTAATCATAGTG contains:
- the LOC140051915 gene encoding macrophage mannose receptor 1-like, whose amino-acid sequence is MDVCQEGWSFAVGRCYKTVSTSASYNEGQSMCRVQKGYLPVVINYDESYYLATEEPSSRNRLIGYNDRLTEGTFMWDDEDKTSTSYTRWASGEPNGGTEDCTIIYKSSNANWNDIPCTNNYVAICEMDITPRQWYPRGYSMYLFNTINSKWGYAQSSCEDVGAHLAVVGDVTENDWLIAIGNSKRSSSYWWIGYDDVRSEGSFEWPQSGEVTTYTNWDSGEPYGDGDGVTLKYNTLKWNDITTATLYPSICEKGIEWEYYNNKRYFATDYRMTANDGVNVCADIGGYLAVITSNEENAFLVNMIEKTHNSKRKFYIGYVSDSSAVWSWPDSSPRGYSNWAVGESNLASACALLSLSDGQWYDESCTGIYGIICEDEIPWIPWHDEKYYINPTPMPYDKARETCQQLGGDLVSYDTVEEEKVVESLLERTLIITSKYKGVYIGNRREGDVFKWARTGTASTLSSWCPSEPSGGSEYCTEYWSDLDCYYDISCSHFRASVCEADLNATTDTSIWELRRYLVVPKTLTYDEARTNCNEMGMELASITSQYEMDVVVAAAHAYSSSNHYYYIGYNDIVTEGTYVWGTSSSGRAQNGFEIWSDSSTFDDTNDCAVLRPQDMDWYSYSCTSNPYHICEIEWTEDYEFQYEGTSEEVDHDTQNTCVHGHVLQDISVRSIIECITACVNDVGCVSVNYYVPADDVMNCQLNDVFRSDYPDDVFTLVTCTYYEFT